One Candidatus Devosia phytovorans genomic window carries:
- the exbD gene encoding TonB system transport protein ExbD has translation MAGGIRENASDDLAESHEINVTPFIDVMLVLLIIFMVAAPLATVDVNVELPVSTAAQAPRPDEPIYVTLKQDLSLNLNDDLTTSQTLAGDLDALTETDRETRIFLRADKGVAYGDLMDLMNLLRTAGYLKIGLVGLESVAGAPGTEETVAP, from the coding sequence ATGGCGGGCGGTATCCGCGAGAACGCCAGCGACGATCTGGCCGAGAGTCACGAAATCAATGTGACGCCTTTCATCGACGTCATGCTGGTCCTGCTCATCATCTTCATGGTGGCAGCGCCACTGGCGACTGTTGACGTCAATGTCGAGCTTCCCGTCTCCACCGCGGCCCAGGCGCCGCGGCCGGACGAGCCGATCTATGTCACACTGAAGCAGGATCTCAGTCTCAACCTCAACGATGACCTCACCACCAGCCAGACACTGGCAGGTGATCTGGACGCGCTGACCGAGACCGACAGGGAAACCCGCATCTTCCTGCGCGCCGACAAGGGCGTGGCCTATGGCGACCTGATGGATCTGATGAACCTGCTCCGCACCGCCGGCTACCTCAAGATCGGGCTGGTCGGACTTGAATCCGTTGCAGGCGCCCCCGGTACCGAAGAGACAGTTGCTCCATGA
- a CDS encoding iron ABC transporter permease: protein MSAATLSAARRQADRRQQRLIGLLLAMLALAFALSLSLGQSFTPPDQVVRILLGEDIAGASFTVVQLRLPRSIMCILAGVSFGIAGAAFQTMLRNPLASPDIIGISSGASAAAVFALVVLGLKGPAVSIFAVVSGLGIAMLVYALSFRNGVAGTRLILVGIGVSAMLESFVAYILTQAPEWNLQEAMRWLTGSVNGAQAIQALPLLGTVVVCGGMLLALRRSIELLRLGDDTAGALGVPVTLVRVLVILCSVGLIATATAVTGPIAFVAFLSGPIASRLIGPGRSVLLPAACVGALLVLLGDYAGQYLLPSRYPVGVITGALGAPYLIYLIIRVNRVGGTL, encoded by the coding sequence ATGAGCGCCGCCACCCTTTCCGCCGCCCGCCGGCAAGCTGACCGCCGCCAGCAACGCCTCATTGGCTTGTTGCTCGCCATGCTCGCTCTCGCTTTCGCACTCAGCCTGTCGCTGGGGCAGAGCTTCACGCCGCCCGATCAAGTGGTGCGCATTCTCCTGGGCGAGGACATTGCCGGTGCCAGCTTCACCGTCGTGCAGTTGCGCCTGCCGCGGTCGATCATGTGCATTCTCGCCGGGGTGAGTTTCGGCATTGCCGGCGCGGCCTTCCAGACCATGCTGCGCAATCCGCTGGCTAGCCCGGACATCATCGGCATCAGCTCCGGCGCCAGTGCTGCTGCCGTTTTCGCCCTGGTCGTGCTTGGGCTCAAGGGACCAGCGGTTTCGATCTTTGCGGTGGTCTCGGGCCTGGGCATAGCCATGCTCGTCTACGCCCTCAGCTTCCGCAATGGCGTCGCCGGCACCCGGCTGATCCTCGTCGGCATCGGCGTTTCCGCCATGCTCGAGAGTTTCGTCGCCTATATCCTCACCCAGGCGCCCGAGTGGAACCTGCAGGAGGCCATGCGCTGGCTGACCGGCAGCGTCAATGGTGCCCAGGCCATTCAGGCGCTGCCGCTGCTGGGCACCGTGGTGGTCTGCGGCGGCATGCTGCTGGCATTGCGGCGCAGCATCGAGCTGTTGCGGCTGGGCGACGACACGGCCGGCGCCCTGGGTGTGCCGGTAACGCTGGTACGCGTGCTGGTGATCCTATGCTCGGTCGGCCTCATCGCCACCGCCACTGCCGTCACCGGCCCCATCGCCTTTGTCGCTTTTCTCTCCGGCCCCATTGCCAGTCGCCTGATCGGCCCTGGCCGTTCGGTCCTGCTGCCAGCAGCCTGCGTCGGTGCCCTCCTGGTGCTGCTGGGCGACTATGCCGGGCAATATCTGCTGCCCAGCCGCTATCCGGTCGGCGTCATCACCGGTGCCCTGGGCGCACCCTACCTCATCTACCTCATCATCCGCGTCAATCGCGTTGGAGGCACACTATGA
- a CDS encoding HlyD family type I secretion periplasmic adaptor subunit has translation MMSPSETLSSKFLNPRVPARLGFITIVVFIMVMLGWGALAPLSGAVVANGVLQAEGGRKAVQHPYGGVVAELMVQEGDSVRAGAVLMRLSDAEPRAQYDVLSAERDTLLAAQGRLQAELAGTDAPVFSEDLVSRSQDATVQQAMNNEIALMGARAGQFETRENVLLQQKAQLDERVTSAEAQIAGLDQQKVSITGELEDARALLAQQLIERSRVLDQERAINEIDAQISVLRTDIATANKAMAEADFEIAGLDRERQSAASEDLRANQAALAALTPQLAAAQDALARTDVTATASGTVVGLSVITEGGVVSPGQELLSIIPDAGPMVVEAQMRLADVTDVTRGERADIRLLAVPASTRPALSGTIETVSADRVVDERSGQSFYALRIALDPRQLADANIDLTAGMPVQVVIPTRGRTLIDYLTSPLLDEVSGAFRER, from the coding sequence ATGATGAGCCCGAGCGAAACCCTTAGCAGCAAGTTCCTCAATCCGCGCGTGCCGGCCCGTCTGGGCTTCATCACCATCGTGGTCTTCATCATGGTCATGCTGGGCTGGGGCGCTCTGGCGCCGCTGTCCGGCGCGGTGGTGGCCAATGGCGTGTTGCAGGCCGAAGGTGGGCGCAAGGCGGTGCAGCATCCCTATGGCGGGGTGGTCGCAGAGCTGATGGTTCAGGAAGGCGACAGTGTCCGTGCTGGCGCCGTGCTGATGCGCCTCTCGGATGCCGAGCCGCGCGCGCAATATGATGTCCTCTCCGCCGAGCGCGACACGCTGCTCGCCGCCCAGGGACGCCTGCAGGCCGAACTGGCGGGGACGGATGCCCCAGTCTTTTCCGAGGACCTGGTGAGCCGCAGCCAGGACGCCACCGTGCAGCAGGCGATGAACAACGAGATCGCCCTTATGGGTGCCCGCGCCGGCCAGTTCGAAACGCGCGAAAATGTGCTGCTGCAACAGAAGGCGCAACTCGACGAACGCGTCACTTCGGCAGAGGCGCAGATTGCCGGGCTCGACCAGCAGAAGGTGTCCATCACCGGCGAACTGGAGGACGCACGCGCGCTTCTGGCGCAGCAGCTGATCGAACGCAGCCGCGTGCTCGATCAGGAACGCGCGATCAACGAGATCGACGCGCAGATTTCCGTACTGCGCACCGATATTGCCACGGCCAACAAGGCGATGGCGGAGGCCGATTTCGAGATCGCCGGCCTCGACCGTGAGCGTCAGTCCGCCGCCAGCGAAGACCTAAGGGCCAATCAGGCCGCGCTGGCAGCGCTCACCCCGCAACTGGCCGCTGCCCAGGATGCTCTGGCGCGTACCGACGTCACCGCAACCGCCAGCGGCACGGTGGTCGGTCTCTCCGTCATCACCGAGGGCGGCGTCGTCTCGCCGGGCCAGGAACTGCTGTCGATCATCCCCGATGCCGGCCCCATGGTGGTCGAAGCGCAGATGCGGCTGGCCGATGTCACCGATGTCACGCGCGGCGAACGGGCCGACATTCGCCTTCTGGCCGTGCCCGCCTCGACGCGGCCGGCGCTCAGCGGAACCATCGAGACGGTTTCGGCCGACCGGGTGGTCGACGAGCGCAGCGGCCAATCTTTTTACGCCCTGCGCATCGCCCTCGACCCCCGGCAACTGGCCGATGCCAATATCGACCTCACGGCCGGCATGCCGGTGCAGGTCGTCATTCCCACCAGGGGCCGCACCCTGATCGACTACCTCACCAGCCCGCTGCTGGACGAGGTCAGCGGCGCCTTCCGCGAGAGATAG
- a CDS encoding DUF2218 domain-containing protein: protein MTELPSHRLTGTATSPQAAHLFEELASHFVEHAQVHRAGNRVTLTNPLGVAEITHADDTLRFTLNGISPEALLMSRTVLAEHLFYFAGTAPLDLSWSDASLPQALPNLHMATLVSASMVTPAMRRLVFACADVRPFIGGDMHVRLLVPPTGRTPVWPKPRIDGRIDWPSGEDALLSRAYTIRSVDPIRNEVAIDIFQHPEPGIATPGADFARDAQPGTLVGLLGPGSGHLPVAETIFLAGDESALPAIARIIEELPHTSRVTALIEVHNAGEEQALQSQGQLDLRWIHRNTYAAETRFSDLVLAAITQQPDDAFIWVACEKADVRAVKSALRKSGRKPVGTYLAWYWAHNAADDSSDD from the coding sequence ATGACCGAACTGCCGTCGCACCGCCTCACCGGCACCGCCACCTCACCCCAAGCGGCCCATCTCTTCGAGGAACTGGCCAGCCATTTTGTCGAACACGCCCAGGTGCACCGCGCCGGCAACAGGGTGACGCTAACCAACCCGCTTGGCGTGGCCGAAATCACCCACGCCGACGACACGCTGCGCTTCACGCTGAATGGCATTTCGCCCGAAGCACTGCTGATGAGCCGGACCGTTCTGGCCGAACATCTGTTCTATTTCGCTGGCACGGCCCCACTCGATCTCTCATGGTCCGACGCCAGCCTGCCGCAGGCCCTGCCCAACCTGCACATGGCGACACTGGTCTCGGCCAGCATGGTCACGCCTGCCATGCGCCGGCTGGTCTTTGCCTGTGCCGATGTGCGCCCCTTCATCGGCGGCGACATGCATGTGCGATTGCTGGTACCGCCAACCGGACGCACGCCCGTCTGGCCCAAGCCGCGCATTGATGGCCGCATCGACTGGCCGTCGGGCGAGGACGCGTTGCTCTCGCGGGCCTATACGATCCGCTCCGTAGACCCCATCCGCAACGAAGTCGCCATCGACATTTTCCAGCATCCCGAACCCGGCATCGCCACGCCGGGCGCCGACTTTGCCCGCGACGCCCAGCCGGGCACGCTCGTCGGCCTACTGGGGCCCGGCAGCGGACATCTGCCCGTGGCCGAGACCATCTTCCTCGCCGGGGACGAAAGTGCCCTGCCGGCCATCGCCCGCATCATCGAGGAACTCCCTCATACCTCGCGTGTCACCGCGTTGATCGAAGTGCACAACGCGGGTGAAGAGCAGGCACTGCAATCGCAGGGCCAGCTCGACCTGCGCTGGATCCATCGTAACACCTATGCAGCCGAGACACGCTTCAGCGACCTTGTGCTCGCTGCCATCACCCAGCAGCCCGATGACGCCTTCATCTGGGTGGCCTGCGAAAAAGCCGACGTGCGCGCCGTCAAATCCGCCCTTCGCAAAAGCGGGCGAAAGCCTGTGGGCACCTACCTCGCCTGGTACTGGGCCCATAACGCTGCCGACGACAGCAGCGACGACTGA
- the exbB gene encoding tonB-system energizer ExbB → MKTASFLIPLLATFALALPVTAQQTDAPAPSAPIAEPDVAAPPAEPETPETTGVPTPQPTANETPAPAIVPAPTETIVPAPAPAVAPPTAETDPAAEAAAAEAVADHSPWGMFMAADIVVKTVMAGLALASVITWTIWLAKSLEIWGAKTRLKRALRVLQQSTSLEAAAEALRRRKGAGIRLLQAAQQEVARAEKVIDYADNSGLKDRVASRLGRIELAVSRKLNRGTGVLASIGSVSPFVGLFGTVWGIMNSFVSIAAAKTSSLAVVAPGIAEALLATAIGLVAAIPAVIIYNAFARSISGYKNLLGDASAAIERLVSSDLDHRYVARKHPHAFQAAE, encoded by the coding sequence ATGAAAACCGCCTCCTTCCTCATCCCGCTCCTCGCCACCTTTGCCCTCGCCTTGCCCGTGACAGCGCAGCAGACAGATGCTCCTGCGCCATCCGCGCCCATCGCGGAGCCTGACGTGGCTGCACCACCAGCAGAGCCTGAAACGCCCGAGACAACTGGCGTCCCAACGCCTCAACCGACTGCCAATGAAACCCCGGCCCCCGCGATCGTGCCGGCGCCGACCGAAACTATCGTTCCGGCACCGGCTCCGGCGGTTGCTCCGCCGACGGCAGAAACCGACCCAGCCGCAGAAGCCGCTGCCGCTGAGGCCGTCGCCGACCACAGCCCCTGGGGCATGTTCATGGCGGCCGATATCGTGGTGAAGACGGTCATGGCCGGGCTTGCGCTGGCCTCGGTCATCACCTGGACAATCTGGCTGGCGAAATCGCTCGAGATCTGGGGCGCCAAGACGCGATTGAAGCGCGCGCTGCGCGTTCTGCAGCAATCGACCTCGCTCGAGGCCGCCGCCGAGGCGCTCAGGCGCCGCAAGGGCGCCGGGATCCGCCTGCTGCAGGCGGCGCAGCAGGAGGTCGCCCGCGCCGAAAAGGTCATCGATTATGCGGACAATTCCGGCCTCAAGGATCGCGTCGCGTCTCGTCTCGGCCGCATCGAACTCGCCGTCAGCCGCAAGCTCAACCGGGGTACCGGGGTGCTGGCCAGCATTGGTTCGGTCTCGCCCTTTGTCGGCCTGTTCGGCACCGTCTGGGGCATCATGAATTCCTTCGTCTCCATCGCTGCCGCCAAGACCAGCAGCCTGGCCGTCGTGGCGCCGGGCATTGCCGAGGCGCTGCTGGCCACCGCGATCGGCCTCGTCGCCGCCATTCCCGCCGTCATCATCTACAATGCCTTTGCCCGCTCGATCTCGGGCTACAAGAACCTTTTGGGCGACGCTTCGGCCGCCATCGAGCGGCTGGTCAGCAGTGACCTCGACCATCGCTATGTGGCGCGCAAGCATCCCCACGCCTTCCAGGCGGCGGAGTAG
- a CDS encoding energy transducer TonB → MTATDPGQLPEDTGASGWQDMLLWTGALATVLAAIGGGVYFLQQTEASPSAPGVVPEAILLEMAPLPSTTEDAVEDVAPEQQAMQEQDEIQPSEEAQEEVEPPPEPEPEPEPELEPEPEPEPEPEPVVEEPIAEPPPQVEPEPLPDEPPPEETQPVEELSEEPPPVETEAEVPPDLSLPMPVQQSQRLLEQRQAQRPTPRPPEQQAAPRTAAPPPTNTPPAQQANSAPVGSSAPVSRATLEQWQSRVMTYLNRRKQYPRGAQSRGEQGRVVVSFTIDARGNVLSARISNSSGFTELDQEAVSLVSRSSPLPAPPAEMGQGQTSMSVPISFSL, encoded by the coding sequence ATGACGGCTACCGACCCCGGTCAGCTCCCGGAAGACACCGGCGCCTCGGGATGGCAGGATATGCTGTTGTGGACCGGCGCCCTGGCGACGGTGCTCGCCGCCATCGGCGGGGGCGTCTATTTTTTGCAGCAGACCGAAGCCTCACCGAGTGCCCCCGGTGTCGTGCCCGAGGCGATCCTGCTCGAAATGGCGCCCCTGCCCAGCACCACGGAAGACGCCGTGGAAGACGTGGCGCCCGAGCAACAGGCCATGCAGGAGCAGGACGAAATCCAGCCCAGCGAGGAGGCGCAAGAAGAAGTCGAACCTCCGCCCGAGCCAGAGCCGGAGCCCGAGCCCGAGCTGGAACCAGAGCCAGAACCAGAACCAGAACCAGAGCCCGTGGTCGAGGAGCCCATTGCCGAGCCACCGCCGCAGGTGGAACCGGAGCCCCTGCCCGACGAGCCGCCGCCAGAAGAGACCCAGCCGGTCGAAGAGCTGAGCGAGGAGCCGCCACCGGTTGAAACCGAAGCAGAGGTGCCGCCAGATCTGTCGCTGCCCATGCCGGTGCAGCAGTCCCAGCGCCTGCTCGAACAGCGTCAGGCCCAACGCCCGACGCCGCGACCGCCCGAGCAGCAGGCGGCACCCCGCACCGCTGCACCACCGCCGACCAACACGCCACCGGCGCAGCAAGCCAATAGCGCGCCTGTTGGCAGCAGTGCGCCGGTATCGCGCGCCACCCTTGAACAGTGGCAATCAAGGGTCATGACCTATCTCAATCGCCGCAAGCAATATCCGCGCGGCGCGCAGTCGCGGGGCGAACAGGGCCGCGTCGTCGTCAGTTTTACCATCGACGCGCGCGGCAATGTGCTGTCTGCCCGCATCTCGAACTCGTCGGGTTTTACCGAGCTGGATCAGGAAGCCGTCAGTCTGGTCAGTCGCTCCTCCCCCCTGCCCGCACCACCTGCCGAAATGGGCCAGGGCCAGACCAGCATGAGCGTACCGATCTCGTTCAGCCTTTGA
- a CDS encoding type I secretion system permease/ATPase, translated as MAADNNKNNELSNAVRAQYPHFAVAGVFSGVINLLYLSSPLYLMQIYNRVLVSENVTTLVLLTLILVCALLTMGALDALRAQLLVRAGMRLDRSLAGRVFDALVRKSARLGFSRGSQTLRQLDQFRTFITGPGIYFAFDLPWIPLYLLLLFFIHPVLGAVSTVGAAVLLLLALVNERTTRPSLRVAESEGNRAYAFSENILRHSDVVVAMGMQPSIEGHWQRSRDTMLASQGTASDRNAVVSSGIRFARLLLQALMLGAGAWLAIGQYIQPATIFAASIIMGRALVPVEQGVATWKQFTEARNAYREVSKLLDEVPGREDRTIVPADQNGLTADRVSFAIPTRPEPILRDISFAIKPGEAIGIVGPSGSGKSTLARLLIGAISASAGTLALGGLNYKSWDPTVFGRQIGYLPQDVGLFAGTVRENIARFGEAEIEDVVTAAKKAGIHDMILALPKQYDTELGPEGVGLSGGQRQRLGLARALLGKPALLVLDEPNANLDTAGETGLRHALEALKTTGTTIVLVTHRTTVLEMVDRMMFIRNGRLEVFAPSEEVYRHIKDNVVPEMQAAE; from the coding sequence ATGGCAGCCGATAACAACAAGAATAACGAGCTGAGCAATGCCGTTCGCGCCCAATATCCGCATTTTGCGGTGGCGGGCGTGTTCAGCGGCGTCATCAACCTGCTCTACCTGAGCTCCCCGCTCTATCTGATGCAGATCTATAACCGTGTTCTGGTTTCGGAAAACGTCACGACCCTGGTGCTTCTGACGCTGATCCTGGTCTGTGCGCTGCTGACGATGGGCGCGCTCGACGCCTTGCGCGCGCAGCTGCTGGTTCGCGCCGGCATGCGGCTCGACCGCTCTCTGGCCGGCCGCGTATTCGATGCGCTGGTGCGCAAGTCGGCGCGGCTGGGCTTTTCCAGGGGCAGCCAGACCCTGCGCCAACTGGATCAGTTTCGCACCTTCATTACGGGACCGGGCATCTACTTCGCTTTCGATCTGCCCTGGATCCCGCTTTATCTGCTGCTGCTGTTTTTCATTCACCCGGTTCTCGGCGCGGTCTCGACTGTAGGCGCCGCCGTCCTGCTGCTGCTGGCCCTGGTCAATGAGCGCACGACGCGCCCGTCGCTCCGCGTTGCCGAGAGCGAGGGCAATCGCGCCTATGCTTTCAGCGAAAACATCCTGCGCCATTCCGACGTCGTCGTCGCCATGGGCATGCAGCCAAGCATCGAGGGCCACTGGCAACGCAGCCGCGACACCATGCTGGCCAGCCAGGGCACAGCCAGTGATCGCAATGCGGTGGTGTCCTCGGGCATCCGTTTTGCGCGCCTGCTGTTGCAGGCCCTGATGCTGGGGGCAGGGGCGTGGCTCGCCATCGGCCAATATATCCAGCCCGCCACGATTTTCGCCGCTTCCATCATCATGGGGCGCGCTTTGGTGCCGGTGGAGCAGGGCGTCGCGACCTGGAAACAGTTCACCGAAGCTCGAAACGCCTATCGCGAAGTGTCCAAACTCCTCGACGAAGTGCCGGGGCGCGAAGACCGGACCATCGTGCCGGCCGATCAGAATGGCCTCACCGCCGATCGTGTGAGTTTCGCCATTCCGACGCGGCCCGAACCCATCCTGCGCGACATCAGCTTTGCCATCAAACCCGGCGAGGCCATCGGCATTGTTGGACCCAGTGGCTCCGGCAAGTCGACGCTTGCACGCCTGCTGATCGGCGCCATTTCGGCCAGTGCGGGCACGCTGGCGCTGGGCGGGCTCAACTACAAGAGCTGGGATCCGACGGTCTTTGGCAGACAGATCGGCTATCTGCCGCAGGATGTCGGCCTCTTCGCCGGCACCGTGCGGGAAAACATTGCGCGGTTTGGCGAGGCCGAAATCGAGGACGTGGTCACCGCTGCAAAGAAGGCCGGCATTCACGACATGATCCTGGCGCTGCCCAAACAGTACGACACCGAGCTCGGCCCTGAGGGCGTCGGCCTTTCCGGGGGCCAGCGCCAGCGCCTGGGTCTGGCACGGGCCCTCTTGGGCAAGCCGGCCCTGCTGGTGCTCGACGAGCCCAATGCCAATCTCGATACGGCGGGCGAAACCGGCCTGCGCCATGCGCTCGAGGCGCTCAAGACCACAGGCACCACCATCGTTCTCGTCACCCATCGCACCACGGTCCTCGAAATGGTCGATCGCATGATGTTCATCCGCAATGGGCGGCTCGAGGTCTTCGCGCCTTCCGAAGAGGTCTATCGGCACATCAAGGACAATGTCGTCCCCGAAATGCAGGCGGCAGAATGA